Proteins encoded together in one Dasypus novemcinctus isolate mDasNov1 chromosome 9, mDasNov1.1.hap2, whole genome shotgun sequence window:
- the EBNA1BP2 gene encoding probable rRNA-processing protein EBP2: protein MDTPPVSGSDSDSDDSLVTDRELQDAFSRGLLKPGLNVVLEGPKRAVNNVTGLKQCLAEFKRDLEWVERLDVTLGPVPEITGPHSAPQNEDQKAVDPEDDFQREMSFYRQAQATVLAVLPRLHQLKVPTKRPTDYFAEMAKSDQQMQKIRQKLQTKQAAMEKSEKAKQLRALRKYGKKVQTEVLQKRQQEKAHMMNSIKKYQKGFSDKLDFLEGDQKPVAQGKKEGAKGQQLKKGPNAKRRYKNQKFGFGGKKKGSKWNTRESYDDVSSFRAKTAHGKGVKRPGKKGSNKRPGKRTREKMKNRTR from the exons ATGGATACTCCCCCGGTCTCGGGTTCGGACTCGGATTCTGATGATTCTCTTGTCACAGACAGGGAG TTGCAGGATGCGTTTTCCCGAGGGCTCCTGAAGCCAGGCCTCAATGTCGTGCTAGAGGGGCCGAAGAGAGCAGTGAACAACGTG ACTGGCCTGAAACAGTGTTTGGCGGAATTCAAGAGGGATCTGGAATGGGTTGAAAGACTTGATGTAACCCTGGGTCCAGTGCCAGAAATCACTGGACCTCACTCAGCGCCGCAGAACGAGGATCAGAAAGCTGTTGACCCAGAAGATGACTTCCAGCGGGAGATGAGCTT CTACCGCCAGGCCCAGGCCACAGTGCTTGCAGTGTTACCCCGCCTCCATCAGCTCAAAGTCCCTACCAAgcgacccactgattattttgcAGAGATGGCCAAGTCTGATCAGCAGATGCAGAAG ATTCGGCAGAAGCTGCAGACTAAACAGGCTGCCATGGAGAAATCTGAAAAAGCAAAGCAACTGCGAGCACTTAGGAAATATGGAAAGAAG GTGCAAACAGAGGTTCTTCAgaaaaggcagcaagagaaagcaCATATGATGAATTCCATTAAGAAATACCAGAAAG GCTTCTCTGATAAACTGGACTTCCTTGAGGGAGATCAGAAACCTGTTGCACAGGGCAAGAAGGAAGGTGCCAAGGGCCAGCAGTTAAAGAAggg GCCCAATGCCAAACGACGCtataaaaaccaaaaatttgGTTTTGGTGGAAAGAAGAAAGGCTCCAAGTGGAACACTCGTGAGAGCTACGATGACGTATCCAGCTTCCGGGCCAAGACAGCTCATGGCAAGGGTGTcaagaggcctggaaagaaaggatCAAAC aaGAGACCTGGGAAACgaacaagagagaaaatgaagaacAGAACACGTTAA